A part of Tachysurus vachellii isolate PV-2020 chromosome 4, HZAU_Pvac_v1, whole genome shotgun sequence genomic DNA contains:
- the LOC132844851 gene encoding meiosis regulator and mRNA stability factor 1 isoform X3 — MMEGSVKERDICNGRSFPWLIRTDNRFWKLSDCFSSPQQTAPAAQHQKNFMEVRKPVLDLKDVPPPPLHNASPQPLVLASQPAPPLCQLPASDAQLSQQPLPQLQPGSPNVSLCSHCECSLHIQQHSGLLEARAHSFGGGCSISSTANANSGGGFPAPFSSAQLQSPQSFGYQVASVATSQPMAGHTHPSCCGHLHTCSSLSVACLQSKHLSGSAPIHGPCVALSGCCHCSEDHRVEQQYHSHSDTPSSTHLCTKPLYLEHNTVCQKGAHYCHQSLRKPTQGLGAADSEKVWPNIPPPHPCTSALPMCNGCRVPATSSDGILHPTSIGKVNQKYGSIEGGGQESLPPVGVFWDIENCAVPSGRSAATVVQRLRERFFQGHREAEFICVCDISKENKAVIQELNNCQVTVAHINATAKNAADDKLRQSLRRFAETHTAPATVIVVSSDVNFASELSDLRHRHGFQVILVHKSQVSPALLQHAHLHVLFEDFVLELPPRMLIKSQDGSSMESKLRTGFPLEKVRAASASPQSTGFTSQLQPAKPAFPAELLQRSRRRNSCSLRNATDSSESFQVSTPSAFSKLNLHTSFSPLMFSHGSWSSRSASPCLSNRSSPQSVPSRSPCPDSQPEPFSDGADIQVANLDYRMSRKELQQILLDTFAKHGRVKSIELSPHTDYQLKAKVQMGSLQQAIGAVSILHRYKIGNKRIHVSLVTGANNKSLTCLSSEIISILQDSPANCLPLFKFTEIYEKKFGRKLVVSDLYRLPEVVAVREQGGGRMVCLLPSSLARHSPLGSSQSHDGSSTSGSPVVFEELEYHEPVCKRHNTQQDFSEADYDPDTYKIPFVVVSLKALSAHVHSLLQSHEGTIPLLSFLECYASEFSPLTVADEGKLEGSVPLEHLITCIPGITIVTAQNGFKVIKWIHNKPPPPNADPWLQRCKSPVGNPQLIQFSREIIDLMKNQPCCLMPITKFIPAYHHHFAKQCRVSDYGFSKLLELLEAVPHVLQILGLGSKRLLTLTHRAQVKRFTQDLLKLLKFQASKQVIIRDFMQAYHWCFSRDWQVIDYGMCDLMDLLAEIPDTTITVTQQDSDTVISVPKRERTTEEMERTRQFGKEVVDLLRHQPHFRMPFSKFIPTYHHHFGRQCKLTYYGFSKLMELFEAIPDVLQVLECGEEKLLVLTEVERVKALAAQLVKLLRAQRDCTLPVSQLLAEYSKTFGYGLRLQDYDVGTLPALLSKLCHVVKVVVGSEEKEVQLINRKSLRALTSQLLAVMMSVPDEHDWLGVEVLQKQYESMYDQQLNPCEYGFVSLTELLKSLPYLVELFEGGEAHDEEAKVCIRLTKLYQFARNVRALLHTYHYNQIFLSEFWGAFSKYTGHEFQPRDYGYNTLDELLAAVPQVVWIKGHGHKKIIVLKNDMKARGSPASTESPQPEEVQQSQSPASSHSPASGGSTSEAELLCLSSSSPVDLLCAPVPSCLPSPQLHPHPVLLQHNDLIHFEEHLHSQSSGGTREDQPVHEHQPQAALMPTECCRASNEEIKMEETSVSSVGIVPANSVEKNTVCPSGNTKSNDAPDSLVTKPAQQPDLKPLATESPSKRTIRNKIKLAANFSFSTNSSV; from the exons ATGATGGAAGGTTCGGTAAAGGAAAGGGATATTTGTAATGGAAGGTCCTTCCCATGGCTTATCCGCACAGACAACAGGTTTTGGAAACTCTCCGACTGCTTCTCTTCCCCCCAGCAAACTGCCCCGGCTGCACAACACCAG aAAAATTTCATGGAAGTCCGTAAGCCAGTGTTGGATCTGAAAGACGTCCCTCCCCCTCCACTCCACAATGCATCTCCGCAGCCCCTTGTTCTGGCTTCCCAACCTGCACCTCCTCTCTGCCAGCTCCCTGCTTCAGACGCTCAACTTTCCCAGCAGCCCCTTCCTCAGCTGCAACCTGGTAGCCCTAATGTAAGCTTGTGTTCCCACTGTGAATGCAGTCTGCACATCCAGCAGCACTCTGGCTTGCTTGAAGCCAGAGCTCACAGTTTTGGTGGTGGGTGTAGCATTAGCAgcactgctaatgctaactctgGTGGTGGCTTTCCTGCACCTTTTTCCTCTGCACAGCTACAGTCCCCACAGAGTTTTGGGTATCAGGTGGCCTCAGTAGCCACGTCACAGCCCATGGCAggtcacacacacccatcctGCTGCGGGCACCTTCACACTTGTTCCTCTCTCTCAGTGGCGTGTCTGCAGTCAAAACACTTGTCTGGCTCTGCACCCATCCATGGGCCCTGCGTGGCCTTATCTGGGTGCTGCCACTGTAGCGAGGACCATCGGGTGGAGCAGCAATACCATTCACACAGCGACACACCCTCCTCTACTCACCTCTGCACTAAGCCTTTGTACCTCGAGCACAACACAGTGTGTCAGAAGGGAGCACATTACTGCCATCAGAGTTTAAGAAAG CCCACACAGGGTTTGGGAGCTGCTGACTCTGAGAAGGTTTGGCCAAACATCCCCCCTCCTCATCCCTGCACCTCTGCTCTACCTATGTGTAATGGCTGTAGAGTTCCTGCAACATCCAGTGATGGCATTCTGCACCCCACCAGCATAGGCAAAGTCAATCAGAAATATG GGTCCATTGAAGGTGGTGGACAAGAGTCCTTGCCCCCGGTGGGTGTTTTCTGGGACATAGAGAACTGTGCTGTACCCAGTGGCCGTTCAGCTGCCACAGTGGTCCAGAGGCTACGTGAGCGTTTCTTCCAGGGACACCGCGAAGCCGAGTTCATCTGCGTATGTGACATCAGCAAGGAGAACAAGGCTGTCATTCAGGAGCTCAACAACTGCCAG GTCACTGTTGCTCACATAAATGCCACAGCCAAAAATGCAGCTGATGACAAACTCCGACAGAGTCTGAGGCGCTTTGCTGAAACACACACCGCTCCTGCCACAGTCATTGTAGTTTCTT CCGACGTGAACTTTGCCAGTGAGCTGAGTGACCTGCGTCATCGCCATGGCTTCCAGGTCATTCTGGTGCACAAGTCTCAAGTCTCCCCTGCTCTGCTGCAGCACGCACACCTACATGTCCTATTCGAGGACTTTGTCTTGGAATTGCCCCCCAGGATGCTAATCAAATCACAG GATGGAAGCAGTATGGAGTCTAAGCTCAGGACAGGTTTTCCTCTGGAGAAAGTCCGTGCTGCATCTGCCTCTCCTCAGAGCACTGGCTTCACCTCTCAGTTGCAGCCTGCTAAACCAGCCTTCCCTGCAGAGCTCCTGCAACGCAGCCGCAG AAGAAACTCCTGCAGCCTGCGCAATGCTACAGATTCTTCAGAGTCATTTCAGGTGAGCACTCCATCAGCTTTTAGCAAACTCAACCTGCACACTTCCTTCAGCCCGCTGATGTTCTCCCATGGATCCTGGTCCTCAAG GAGTGCGTCTCCGTGTCTCTCCAACCGCTCGTCCCCACAGAGTGTTCCCTCTCGTAGCCCATGTCCTGATTCCCAGCCTGAGCCCTTCTCAGATGGTGCAGATATCCAGGTAGCCAACCTCGATTACAGGATGTCCAGAAAAGAGCTGCAGCAGATTCTGCTCGACACCTTCGCCAAGCACGGAAGG GTGAAAAGCATTGAGCTCAGCCCTCACACAGACTACCAGCTCAAAGCTAAGGTACAGATGGGTTCTCTGCAGCAGGCTATAGGAGCCGTCAGCATTCTTCACCGCTACAAGATTGGAAATAAGCGCATTCACGTGTCCCTCGTCACCGGCGCTAATAACAAATCCCTCACCTGCCTCAG CTCAGAGATCATCAGTATTCTTCAGGATTCTCCAGCTAATTGCCTTCCACTTTTCAAATTCACTGAAATTTATGAGAAAAA GTTTGGCCGTAAACTGGTGGTGAGCGATCTCTACAGATTGCCGGAGGTAGTGGCTGTGCGTGAACAGGGTGGCGGACGTATGGTGTGTCTTCTACCCAGCAGCCTAGCCAGACATAGTCCATTAGGTTCCTCCCAGTCCCATGATGGCTCTTCCACCAGTGGCAGtcctgtggtgtttgaggagcTTGAGTATCACGAACCTGTCTGCAAGCGTCACAACACACAGCAAGACTTCAG tgaGGCAGATTATGACCCTGACACATACAAGATTCCGTTTGTTGTGGTGTCTCTAAAAGCCTTGTCTGCTCACGTGCACAGTCTTCTGCAGTCACACGAGGGTACCATCCCCTTGCTCAG CTTTCTAGAATGTTATGCATCAGAGTTCAGCCCGTTAACAGTGGCTGATGAAGGGAAGCTGGAGGGTAGCGTTCCCCTGGAACACCTCATTACATGTATACCAGGCATCACCATTGTAACCGCACAGAACGGCTTCAAGGTCATCAAATGGATCCACAACAAACCCCCACCACCTAATGCAG ACCCATGGCTACAGCGCTGTAAGAGCCCAGTAGGAAATCCCCAGCTGATCCAGTTCAGTCGAGAAATTATAGACCTGATGAAAAACCAGCCGTGCTGCCTGATGCCCATCACTAAATTCATCCCTGCCTACCATCATCACTTTGCCAAACAGTGCAGAGTCTCTGATTATGGCTTCTCCAAACTGCTAGAGCTGCTGGAGGCTGTACCACACGTACTACAG ATTCTGGGCCTGGGCTCTAAGCGGTtgctgaccctcacacacaggGCACAGGTGAAGCGTTTCACACAAGATCTGCTCAAACTGCTCAAGTTTCAGGCAAGCAAGCAGGTCATCATCAGAGACTTCATGCAGGCCTACCATTG GTGTTTCTCCAGAGACTGGCAAGTGATTGATTATGGAATGTGTGACTTGATGGATCTGTTGGCTGAGATTCCTGATACGACCATCACTGTTACACAGCAGGATTCTGACACGGTCATATCTGTACCTAAGAGAG AGCGGACCACAGAGGAGATGGAGCGCACCAGACAGTTTGGGAAGGAGGTGGTGGATCTGCTGCGTCACCAACCGCACTTTCGCATGCCTTTCAGCAAGTTCATCCCCACTTATCACCACCACTTTGGCCGCCAGTGCAAGCTCACCTATTATGGGTTCTCTAAGCTCATGGAGCTGTTTGAAGCCATTCCTGATGTCCTTCAG GTGCTAGAATGTGGTGAGGAGAAGCTACTGGTTCTGACTGAGGTGGAGCGAGTAAAGGCTCTGGCAGCTCAGCTTGTGAAGCTCTTGCGTGCTCAGAGAGACTGCACACTACCTGTTAGCCAGCTTCTGGCTGAGTACAGCAAAACCTTTGGTTACGGCCTCCGCCTGCAGGATTACGATGTCGGTACACTGCCTGCCCTTCTCTCCAAACTCTGCCATGTGGTCAAG GTAGTGGTTGGATCTGAAGAAAAAGAGGTCCAGCTTATCAACAGAAAATCGCTACGTGCGCTCACGTCCCAGTTGCTGGCGGTAATGATGTCAGTTCCTGATGAGCATGACTGGCTGGGAGTGGAGGTGCTGCAGAAGCAGTACGAGTCCATGTATGATCAGCAACTCAACCCCTGTGAATATGGCTTTGTCTCCCTAACTGAGCTGCTCAAGAGCCTGCCTTACTtagtggag TTGTTTGAGGGTGGTGAAGCCCATGATGAGGAGGCCAAAGTTTGCATCAGGTTAACTAAGCTGTACCAGTTTGCGCGAAACGTTCGAGCCCTCCTGCACACCTACCACTATAACCAGATCTTCCTGTCTGAGTTTTGGGGTGCCTTCAGCAAGTACACGGGCCATGAGTTCCAGCCTCGTGACTATGGATACAACACTCTGGATGAGCTCCTGGCTGCCGTACCACAA gtAGTGTGGATCAAAGGCCATGGACACAAGAAGATTATAGTCCTAAAGAATGATATGAAAG CTCGTGGCAGCCCTGCCAGCACTGAGAGCCCTCAGCCTGAGGAGGTCCAACAGAGCCAGAGCCCTGCCAGCTCACACAGCCCAG CCTCAGGTGGCAGTACTAGTGAGGCAGAGCTGCTGTGTCTGAGCTCCTCTTCTCCAGTGGATCTCTTGTGTGCGCCAGTTCCGTCCTGCCTGCCTTCCCCTCAGCTACATCCTCACCCGGTTCTGCTCCAGCACAATGACCTCATCCACTTTGAGGAGCACTTGCACAGCCAGTCCTCAGGAGGCACCAGAGAGGATCAGCCCGTCCACGAGCACCAACCTCAAGCAGCTCTGATGCCCACTGAGTGCTGCAGAGCTTCAAATGAAGAAATTAAAATGGAGGAAACGTCGGTCTCTAGTGTAGGTATAGTTCCCGCCAATAGTGTTGAAAAAAACACGGTATGTCCGAGCGGGAATACCAAATCTAATGATGCGCCCGACTCGCTCGTTACCAAGCCCGCCCAACAACCCGACCTCAAACCCTTGGCCACAGAAAGCCCCAGCAAAAGAACCATccggaataaaataaaacttgcaGCTAATTTCTCTTTCTCCACAAATTCCTCAGTCTAA